The genomic DNA CGGTTTTATATTCTTTCCCATCGATCACTTCTTTTATATCACCGTAGGCATATTCTGCTCCGAATTTTTTCGCATGTTCAAACATTTTAGTTGATAATTCTGGACCAAGAATATGATCAAAACCAGGATAGTTTTCAACATCTTCGGTATTTGCCATTTGCCCTCCCGGCACACCGCGCTCAATCATTAATGTTGAAAGGTTGGCACGGGAAGTATAAACGGCAGCTGTCATTCCGGCAGGGCCTGCTCCGGCAATGATAACGTCATAAATTTTTTCTTCTGACACTTTGTACACTCCTTTATAATAATAGGATATCAGTTTAGATTCATACGTTAATGTTCACCTTATTATTTCCTATCTACACCTATCCTATAAGACCCAAGTATTAATGTCCAAAATATTGCTCACCGGAGACAGCTGTTCACCAATTTTATATATTTTTGCAATGTGGACAAAGAAACCCCATACATGCTGGCGATTGATTTCTGCGATTCTTTTTCATCCCGCAATTTATGCCAGCTATACTCAATGGCGCCTGCCCATGCTTTTTTATTTTTAAGGGTAATGTTTGATTTTGCAGCTTCTGCAAAAACAGAAAACCATAGTAAATACAGCCCAACTTGTTTTGTTCCAATCGGCTGATGTATTTCATATAAAACTTCTGCAATTTCATGTGCCATTTTTACAAACTGGTTGCCGGCTTTATTTTTTATAAAAAATAAATATTCTTGTTCTAATTCGGATAGTTTCGTGTTTGAAACAACTTGTCTCGATGCAAGAATTTCATCTTTTTGGCCAGAAAGAGAGGTTAAAAAAATGGCAAAAAGCCTCTCTTCGATATAGTCGCTTTCGTATTTTTTCAGAATCGAGGCAATATGGTCTTCAAAGCCTCTGACAGAAGGTCTTTCCTCATTCCACGGTTCAAGGCCGGCTTTTTCAGGATTGAATTCTAATACCTTTTTCCAAATATTGCGGGCTGCTTGTTCCCTCCCGGTATAATACGAAGAAATGGACAGCCAGTAGTAAAATCCCCCATCTCCGTCATATCCTTGCTTATAAAGCTTCTTTAGCCAGCAATAAGCCAGTCCATATTCGCCAATTAACGCAAAAGTAGCCCCAAGCTTAAACTGATGCTCGCTTGAGAGCGGTTTAATTTTCTCCAAGGCTTCTTTCAGTTTCTTTACATCTTTAGTTTTACTCTGGTAAAAAGAAAATACCAATTTATTGCAAAGGGCATGTAAATTGCCCGGATTTAAACGCAAAACTTCATTTAATATATCCTCGGCTTTTTTAATTTCTCCGAGATAAAAGTATGCAAGCGCAAGGTTATTATAGGCAGACCAATATTCCGGGTACTCCTTAATTACTCCATTTAATAATTCAATTGCCTTTGGAAAATGGCCTGATTCAAGCAGTTCGCGAGCCTGTTCTTGTTTAATGATGAGGTCATCCTCTTCATACAGCTCTTCTCCAAGCTCTTCCGATTCCAAATTCAACAGATAGAGCAAGTCCTTTGTATCTTCCGTAAATTCGCCGTCCTGATCTAATTCTAAATAGAGTTTAGCATGGTGGCGGGCATCTTTGAAAAATCCGAGATGGGCATAATTATTTGCTAGAAAATAGTGGCATTCCACCATTTCTTCATCCAATTCTTCGAGGATAAAATGCAAAAGACGATTTGAATTTTGGTACTCTCCCAACTCTGTATAAACAATTGCCAGCTGGCAGGCAATCATTGGCTCGCCAGGTTCCAGCTGCATGGCACGCTGCAAATATTTTTTTGCTTTTTGAAAATCCCGCCTCTGATATGCTTTTATCCCCTTTGTGAAGTAATACTCCCCTGTTGGAATAAATGAAAGTAACATTCCCTTTTGATGTCTTGCTTTTGAATCGTTCCCCATGCAATCCTCCAATTATCATTGTTAACTACGATAGTATAACATAAGAGCAAGCCGAAAGAGAAGGGGATCTTGAAGGAACTGAATCAAGGGCCAGGCCCTCAACGATCGAGGACCTGGCCCCAAAAATATTTTATTTATTTTCGTGCCGTTTGGATAAGACTTTGAGAATTTCTTTGAATGGAAGCTGCTGTTCTCTTAGAAGCACCATTAAGTGATAAAGCAAATCTGCTGCTTCCCACTTTAACTCATCCGCATCGCGGTTTTTTGCGGCGATGATAACTTCTGAAGCCTCTTCACCGACCTTTTTCAAAATCTTATCAACGCCTTTTTCAAACAAATAAGTCGTATAGGCTCCTTCCGGGCGTTCCCGCTCGCGCTCTTCAATCACCTTTTCTAGAGTTTGCAAAATTTGATAATCTTGCAGGCTTCCCGAAGCTGCTTCAGACACCTCTACAATTTCCTCGCTTTTATAGAAACTTTCTGTAAAGCAACTGACAGACCCTGTATGGCATGCCGGCCCGGCAGGCTGAACAAGGACGAGAATTGCATCCTGATCACAATCATACTTCAATTCAACAATCTTCTGTGTATTTCCACTCGTTTCCCCTTTATGCCAGAGCTTCTGGCGCGAACGGCTGTAAAACCATGTCTCTCCCGTCTCCATCGTTTTCCTGAGAGATTCGCGGTTCATATATGCCAGCGTAAGAACCTCTTTCGTTGACGCATCCTGGACAATTGCTGGGACAAGCCCTTTTTCATCAAATTTGATCGATTCCATGTTCATCGAACATGCACCCCATTCTTTTTCAAAAAGTCCTTCACTTCACTTACAGATGTCTCTTTATAGTGAAAAATCGAAGCTGCCAATGCGGCATCCGCTTTCCCTTTCAAAAATACTTCGACAAAATGTTCCGCGTTTCCCGCTCCGCCGGATGCGATCACTGGTACACTGACTGCCTCGCTGACTGCTTTCGTTAACGATAGATCAAAACCTTTTTTCTCGCCATCGCTGTCCATGCTTGTCAGCAATATTTCACCTGCTCCCCGCTTAACCGCTTCCTTTGCCCAATCGATCACTTCCCATTCGGTCGGCTTTCTGCCTCCGTGCGTATACACCCGCCATGAGCCTAATTCAGGGTCATATTTTGCATCAATTGCAACGACGATGCACTGAGAACCGAAAAAGTCCGCCCCTTCCGTAATTAAAGAAGGATTCAATACAGCCGCGGTATTAAGTGAAACTTTATCGGCACCGGCTCGTAAAATACGCTTCATATCTTCCAACGAGTTAATACCGCCTCCGACTGTAAATGGAATCGCCAGTTCCGATGCAACTGCCTTTACGACATCAACCATTGTTTTCCGGCCTTCGTGGGATGCACTAATATCAAGGAAGACAAGCTCATCCGCCCCTTGCTCGTCATAAATGCGCGCCAGTTCAACAGGGTCGCCCGCATCACGGAGTTGAACGAATTGAATTCCTTTGACAACCCGCCCATCTTTCACATCTAGACAGGGAATGATTCGTTTTGTCAGCATCAGCCATTCACCTCTCTCAGCGCTTCTCTAACGGAAAAACGTCCTTCATAAATGGCTTTGCCGACAATCGCACCGCTTACGCCTTTCATTGAAAAAGCTTTTAACTTTTGCAAATCCTCAATGGAGCTTACGCCGCCGGAAGCAATAACACTTTTTCCCGTTTCTTCAGCCATTTCCCGTACAGCTTCCAAATTAGGGCCTGAAAGCATTCCATCGGTTGCAATATCGGTAAAAATAAACGTTTCTGCGCCGGCATCAGCAAAGTGTTTTCCTAACTCGACTGCTTTCGTTTCACTTGTTTTCAGCCAGCCATGAGTAGCAACATATCCGTTTTTCGCATCAATGCCAACGGCAATTTTTTTACCGTACTTTCGAATCATTTCAATTGCAAACTCCGGATTGGATACCGCCACACTGCCAATGATGACTCGCTCCACGCCATTTTCCAAATAATGAACAATATCATTTTCCGTCCGTATGCCGCCGCCTATTTGGACTTTTACCTCCAGCTCACGGGCAGCTCTAATAACAAATTCATCATTAACCCGTTTTCCATCCTTTGCGCCGTCAAGGTCAACCATATGAATCCATTCCGCACCTTCAGCAGCAAACCAGGCCGCCATTTCAAACGGAGAGTCTCCATAAACCGTCTCTTTCTCATAATCGCCTTGAAGAAGCCGAACGCATTTTCCGCCGCGCATATCAATCGCGGGGTATATAGTAAAAGCCATTACACCGTCATCCTTTCCCCTGCCATCTAAATAAGAAGAAACTTTCACCAATGAGGGCTGTGATCATTTAACACTTCGGGCAGCTATCCCACAAAGCTTAAAGACTCGGTAAGTGCGACAAAATTACGCAAAAGCTGCATACCTAATGTTCCGCTTTTTTCAGGATGGAATTGCATTCCATAAACATTTCCTCTTCCAACTACCGCCGGAACCTTTACGTCATAATCGGTATCCGCAATCACGACGTCACGCTCTCCCGGACTTACATAATAAGAGTGGACAAAATAAACATACCCGCCAGTTATATTTTCCAAAATAGGAGACGGGGCAGCCAGATTTAGCTTGTTCCATCCCATATGCGGGACTTTATACGTCTCCCCCTGTTCCGTGATTCCCGGGAAACGGTGGACTTTTCCGGGAAGCAGCGACAGCCCTTGCGTCAAGCCGTTTTCTTCGCTTTCCTCAAAAAGAAGCTGCATGCCGAGGCAAATGCCAAGCAAAGGCCGGCCGCTTTGGACATACTCTTTTACCATATCGGTGAGCCCGGACTCATTCAGTCTGGCCATTGCATCCCGGAAAGAGCCGACGCCTGGTAAAATTAAAGCGCTTGCGCCACGCAGCTCCTGCCGGTCCTCAAATATGAAATAAGATGCACCTAACCGTTCAAGCGCCTTACTTACACTAAACAAATTTCCCATTCCATAGTCAATGATGCCGATCATTTATAAAACCCCTTTCGTAAAGCTCCCGGCTTACTTTAACGCGTTAAAGTAGTACGAGTCTTGCCCTATAACATCCCCTTCGTAGACGGAATCCCTTTCACCCGGGGATCGATCATTGTCGCCTCATCAAGAGCGCGGCCAAGTGCCTTAAAAATTGCTTCGATCATATGGTGCGTGTTTTGTCCATAATGTACAATCACATGAAGATTCATCCGCGCCTCCAGGGCAAGCTTCCATAAAAACTCGTGGACGAGCTCTGTATCAAAACTTCCTACCTTTTGGATTGGAAACTCAGCGCGCATTTCCAGATGAGGACGGTTGCTCAAATCGACAACAACTTGAGCGAGAGCTTCATCCATCGGAACAAAAGCATTTCCATAACGACGGATTCCTTTCTTATCGCCTAGTGCTTCACGGAGAGCCTGTCCAAGGCATATGCCGATATCTTCTGTTGTATGGTGGTCATCAACTTCAATATCGCCTTTAGCATCAACTGTCAGGTTAAACTGGCCGTGTTTCGTAAACAGATCGAGCATGTGAGTCATAAACGGCACACCGGTTTCGATGTCCGACTTGCCTTCACCGTCGATTGAAAACGTTAGTTTAATATCCGTTTCGTTCGTTTTTCGATTTATACTTGAGGTTCTTTCCATCCTATTGCCTCCATCACGAATGGTTCTTCAATCTTTTTTCTTCAATCCTTAAATCTTGCTTCCACTGCCCGGGCATGTGCTTCAAGCCCTTCTAAACGGGCAAACACAGCAATTTTATCTTTATTTTGCTCGAGTGCTGTTTGACTGTAAGCAATAATACTTGATTTTTTTTGAAAATCCTCGACACTAAGCGGACTGGAAAACCGCGCTGTTCCATTTGTCGGCAGCACATGGTTAGGTCCGGCAAAATAGTCGCCGACCGGTTCAGAGCTGAATCTGCCGATAAAAATGGCTCCGGCATGACGGATTTTTCCTAAAAGCTCCATGGCATTCTTTGTGATGATCTCAAGATGCTCAGGCGCCAGAGCATTAATTGTTTCAACTGCTTCATCCATATTTTCCGCGACATAAATCGCTCCGAAATCTGCAATCGATTGAGCCGCAATCTCTTTGCGGGGAAGTTCGGAAAGCTGTTTTTCCACTTCAAAAGCAACATCGTTTGCCAGTTTCTCTGATGTTGTCACAAGAATGCTGCATGCCCGTCTATCATGTTCCGCCTGCGATAATAGATCGGCAGCTATTTCATGCGCCCTTGCCGAATCATCAGCCAGCACGGCAATTTCACTTGGTCCGGCGATCATGTCAATGTCAACATCGCCAAACACTTCTCTTTTGGCCAGTGCTACATAAATATTTCCGGGACCGGTAATTTTATCAACAGGTCTGATTGTTTCTGTTCCATAAGCAAGCGCCGCTATCGCCTGCGCTCCCCCGACCTTATAAATCTCTTTCACTCCGGCAATCCTTGCCGCCACTAACACGGCTGGCGGAAGTTTGCCATTTCGGTCAGGCGGAGAAACCATAACAATCCGCTTTACACCTGCCACTTTAGCCGGAATCACATTCATCAGCACCGAAGAAGGGTAGGCAGCCGTTCCGCCCGGTACATAAACGCCGGCAGAATCCAACGGCGTTATTTTTTGTCCGAGAATCGTCCCCGTTTCATCGGTTGACATCCAGGAAGGCCGCAATTGTCTTTCATGAAAAGCGCGAACGTTCTCTGCCGCATCCTCAATAATCGAAACCATGTGCCCACTGATTTCATTAAATGCCTCTTCCATTTCTTCTTCCGTTACGATTAAAGAAGACAACCGGATTCCATCGAATCTCTCTGTATACTCAAGTAAGGCAGAATCGCCTTTTTCTCGAACTACCCTGATGATTTCTTTTACAGCAGCCCGCTGTTGTTCTGTTCCGCTGTCAACCGTTCTTTTAATCGAAATGAGATCCTTGACCTTTAATATTTTCACATCTTCCACCCTTTCAGATGCTTACGGCTGATGGACAATCTGCTCCTCGATTACCGTGCTTAGCCGTTCCACAAGCTCACTGATTCGCTCATCTTTCATCCGATAGCTTACCGGGTTGACGACAAGCCGCGATGTAATATCAACAATCCGTTCATATTCAACAAGACCGTTTTCCTTCAATGTACGTCCAGTTGAAACAATATCAACAATTCGGTCAGAAAGTCCGATTAACGGCGCCAATTCAATTGATCCGTTTAATTTTATTATTTCTACCTGTTCTCCTTGCTCACGAAAATAAGCTGCAGCCACATTCGGATATTTCGTCGCTACTTTAGGAGCGACATCATTCATTTTCGTATTTGGGAGCCCGGCAACCGCAAGATAGCAATGGCTGATTTTTAAGTCGAGCAGTTCGTAAACATCCCGTTCCTCTTCAAGCATAACATCTTTTCCCGCAATCCCAAGATCTGCCACACCGTGCTCCACATAAGTCAGAACATCAATCGGCTTTGCCAGGATAAAGCGCATCCGTTCTTCTTCCACATCAATGATCAGTTTCCGTGAATCTTCAAATTCGGGAGGCAAACGGTAGCCAGCCATTCTCAATAGCTCAACAGCTTCTTCAAAAATCCGGCCTTTCGGCATTGCAACCGTTAAAAACTCACTCATTACGAAGGCCCCCTTCCTAATAAAAAGATCGTATCGGCATACTTATTGGTGCATGCATCCACATTGTTTACCCCGTTTATATCCTGGAGAACAACCCGCATACCGTCCGCACGTTTCGTTTTCGCCATTTCAAAGGCCTCTTTTCGGCGTTCGGCACTGAATAAAATACAAATGACCGGCTCGCTTTTTTCGAGTGTTCCAAGCGCTTCGATCATCCGGTCCAACCTTAGGGCAAACCCGGTTGCTCCGGTTGATTTACCGAATTTTTGCAGCAGAAGGTCGTATCTTCCGCCATTTCCAATCGGAAAGCCAACGTTGCCGGCATACACTTCAAATAAGATTCCAGTGTAATAGCTCATATGGCTGACAAGCGTTAAATCAAATTTTACAGATGCTTCTTCACCATAATCGGAAATCGTTTCCCAGAGCTGCCGCAATTGATGAACGGCTTCAGCACCGCATCCGTTTTCGATAAGCTCGAAACCCCGTTCAATGACTTCTTCGCCGCCCCTGAGCTGCAAAAACTCCAGCAAACGCTGTTTATCGATGGAAGAAAGGCCAAGTGCTTTTACATGCTCCCTGTAACCGACATAATTTTTTTCATATAAAAACTTCATCAATGCATTGGCCCGTTCTTCCGTTCCGAGAATTTGCCGAAAAAATTCCTGCACAAATCCAATATGGCCAACTGAAACTTGAAACTCTGATAGGCCGGCTTCTTTTAATGACGAAATCATTAAGGCGATAACTTCCCCGTCAGCACTTATTGTTCTGTCACCGATACACTCAACACCGATTTGTTCAAATTCTGCCGGACGGCCGCCTTCCCGCTGCTGCGCCCTGTAAACATTCGCAGAATAAGCAAGCCTAAGCGGAATATCGTCTTTTAACAGCTTGGAAGCGGCCACACGTGCTATCGGTGCCGTCATATCAGGCCTGAGCACAAGTGTATGTCCCTGCTGATCCAATAGCTTAAACAGCTGCTGGTCCAATATAGCGGACACGGCTCCCACCGTTTCATAATATTCAAGCGCGGGAGTTTCAATAAACTGATAGCCCCACCGTTTCATTTCTTCTTCAATAGAGGACCGTACATGATCCTTCGTTTCATATAATTCCGGCAGTGTATCTCTCATACCGAGAGGCTTCTCAAACATAAATAACTGGCTCATTCTTTTCACCCTTTTTTTAGTAAACGAGTCCACGATGCATGCGGCTGCTGCTTCAAACAGCTTAAAAGCAATCAATCTGCCCGTTTAAATCAACTTTATTTATATAAAAGTTCTGAATACTTTAGTTCGCTAATATGGTAGCAAAGTGAAGTTATATGTAGTTTATCTCTCATTTTGACTACAGTCAACAGAAAGTTTTCTAAAAAAAGTCTGAAACGCAAAGTTCCAGACCTTTATTTTCCATATATCGGGTCATTTGCCCATCGTTTCTCCAATTCTTCTTTCGTGTAGATCACCCTCATCGGGTTTCCTCCGACAAATGCACCGGGCGGGACATCCTTATGGACAAGCGTGCCTGCCGATACAATCGCTCCGTCGCCTATCGTTACCCCTGGCAAAATAGTAGTATTCGCACCAATCATTACCTCATTGCCGATGTGCACATTCCCAAGACGATATTCTTTAATTAAATATTCATGTGCCAAAATCGTCGTATTATAGCCAATCACCGTATTGCGTCCAACGCTTATTTTCTCGGGAAACATCACATCAAGCATCACCATTAATGCAAAAGAAGTTTCCTCGCCGACCTTCATTTTTAAAAATGTCCGGTACAGCCAGTTTTTTACCCCGAGAAACGGAGTGTATCGCGCAATTTGAATCACAATAAAATTTTTGACTACTTTCCAAAAGGGAACCGTTTTATAGACATGCCGCAATGAATTGGCGCCTTTAACAGGATAACGGATCGTTCTTCTCATGTTTTACACTCCAAGGATGGATAATAAGTCGGACATATTGTCCAACATATAGTCTGGTTCAAATTGTGCTAAATAATCCTTGCCCTTCAGCGACCAAGCAACACCTGCCGTTTTTGTTCCGGCATTTTTTCCTCCCAATATATCGTGATGGTTATCCCCGACCATTAATGCTTCTTCAGGAACCGACCGCAACCGTTCTAAAGCAAGCAAAATCGGCTCCGGATCAGGCTTTGGTTTTTTTACATGTTCAATTGCGACAATACAATCAAAAAATTCATCAAGTTTAGTAAGCTTCACTCCTTTTAGCGCAACATCCAAGCGTTTTGTCGTTACGATGCCGAGCTTAAAGCCGTTTTCTTTTAATATCCGGACAGTTTCGTACACACCATCAAATTCTTTTACAAAAAGGTCATGGTTGGAGATATTGAATTCACGATACGTTTTAGCCATATCTTCTGCCCAATCTTTATTGATTCCTTCAAATGTTTCCTCTAAGGTAGGCCCCATAAACGGGATAACATCAGCCCGCTTATATTTGCCCGGATAATATTTTTCCAATGTATGTAAAAATGAAGAAATAATTAATTCATTTGTATCAATAAGTGTGCCATCTAAATCAAATAATACAGTGTTAATTTTAGTGTTCATATGTTGCTGTTCCCTTTCTTTTTACAAGCTCCGCCCGATTCCAGATAAATCCTACTGCAAGCGTCAACAGGATGGCAATGCCCAGCCTGATCAAGAAGAGAGGCAGTACAGAAATTCCGAGCGGCACAAAAATTAATGTATCCTCAATAACAGCATGACAGGCTACAAGAAAGATGAACGCAAGCGTCACATCCTTTTTGCTGACGCCGTCCTCCTTAACAGCTTGGATCATAACTCCTGCTCCATATGCAAGACCGAACAAAAGTCCTGCTGCCAGAGTGGTTGATGAATTTTCTTTCATACCAAGGATCTTTGTTACAGGCGCCATCCATTTCGAAAATACATGAAGCCATTTTAAATCCTTCAAAAATTGAATTCCGATCATCAGCGGAATGACAATCATAGCCAGCTGTAAAACACCAATGCCCGCTTTCTGAAGGCCTTCCATTATAATGTTTGCCCAGCCGCTTACCTGCTCCTCTTTTGGAGGAATGAATC from Bacillus methanolicus MGA3 includes the following:
- the hisB gene encoding imidazoleglycerol-phosphate dehydratase HisB; protein product: MERTSSINRKTNETDIKLTFSIDGEGKSDIETGVPFMTHMLDLFTKHGQFNLTVDAKGDIEVDDHHTTEDIGICLGQALREALGDKKGIRRYGNAFVPMDEALAQVVVDLSNRPHLEMRAEFPIQKVGSFDTELVHEFLWKLALEARMNLHVIVHYGQNTHHMIEAIFKALGRALDEATMIDPRVKGIPSTKGML
- the hisIE gene encoding bifunctional phosphoribosyl-AMP cyclohydrolase/phosphoribosyl-ATP diphosphatase HisIE, with product MNMESIKFDEKGLVPAIVQDASTKEVLTLAYMNRESLRKTMETGETWFYSRSRQKLWHKGETSGNTQKIVELKYDCDQDAILVLVQPAGPACHTGSVSCFTESFYKSEEIVEVSEAASGSLQDYQILQTLEKVIEERERERPEGAYTTYLFEKGVDKILKKVGEEASEVIIAAKNRDADELKWEAADLLYHLMVLLREQQLPFKEILKVLSKRHENK
- a CDS encoding tetratricopeptide repeat protein — protein: MGNDSKARHQKGMLLSFIPTGEYYFTKGIKAYQRRDFQKAKKYLQRAMQLEPGEPMIACQLAIVYTELGEYQNSNRLLHFILEELDEEMVECHYFLANNYAHLGFFKDARHHAKLYLELDQDGEFTEDTKDLLYLLNLESEELGEELYEEDDLIIKQEQARELLESGHFPKAIELLNGVIKEYPEYWSAYNNLALAYFYLGEIKKAEDILNEVLRLNPGNLHALCNKLVFSFYQSKTKDVKKLKEALEKIKPLSSEHQFKLGATFALIGEYGLAYCWLKKLYKQGYDGDGGFYYWLSISSYYTGREQAARNIWKKVLEFNPEKAGLEPWNEERPSVRGFEDHIASILKKYESDYIEERLFAIFLTSLSGQKDEILASRQVVSNTKLSELEQEYLFFIKNKAGNQFVKMAHEIAEVLYEIHQPIGTKQVGLYLLWFSVFAEAAKSNITLKNKKAWAGAIEYSWHKLRDEKESQKSIASMYGVSLSTLQKYIKLVNSCLR
- the hisD gene encoding histidinol dehydrogenase, with translation MKILKVKDLISIKRTVDSGTEQQRAAVKEIIRVVREKGDSALLEYTERFDGIRLSSLIVTEEEMEEAFNEISGHMVSIIEDAAENVRAFHERQLRPSWMSTDETGTILGQKITPLDSAGVYVPGGTAAYPSSVLMNVIPAKVAGVKRIVMVSPPDRNGKLPPAVLVAARIAGVKEIYKVGGAQAIAALAYGTETIRPVDKITGPGNIYVALAKREVFGDVDIDMIAGPSEIAVLADDSARAHEIAADLLSQAEHDRRACSILVTTSEKLANDVAFEVEKQLSELPRKEIAAQSIADFGAIYVAENMDEAVETINALAPEHLEIITKNAMELLGKIRHAGAIFIGRFSSEPVGDYFAGPNHVLPTNGTARFSSPLSVEDFQKKSSIIAYSQTALEQNKDKIAVFARLEGLEAHARAVEARFKD
- the hisA gene encoding 1-(5-phosphoribosyl)-5-[(5-phosphoribosylamino)methylideneamino]imidazole-4-carboxamide isomerase, whose amino-acid sequence is MAFTIYPAIDMRGGKCVRLLQGDYEKETVYGDSPFEMAAWFAAEGAEWIHMVDLDGAKDGKRVNDEFVIRAARELEVKVQIGGGIRTENDIVHYLENGVERVIIGSVAVSNPEFAIEMIRKYGKKIAVGIDAKNGYVATHGWLKTSETKAVELGKHFADAGAETFIFTDIATDGMLSGPNLEAVREMAEETGKSVIASGGVSSIEDLQKLKAFSMKGVSGAIVGKAIYEGRFSVREALREVNG
- the hisG gene encoding ATP phosphoribosyltransferase, which translates into the protein MSEFLTVAMPKGRIFEEAVELLRMAGYRLPPEFEDSRKLIIDVEEERMRFILAKPIDVLTYVEHGVADLGIAGKDVMLEEERDVYELLDLKISHCYLAVAGLPNTKMNDVAPKVATKYPNVAAAYFREQGEQVEIIKLNGSIELAPLIGLSDRIVDIVSTGRTLKENGLVEYERIVDITSRLVVNPVSYRMKDERISELVERLSTVIEEQIVHQP
- a CDS encoding ATP phosphoribosyltransferase regulatory subunit, producing MSQLFMFEKPLGMRDTLPELYETKDHVRSSIEEEMKRWGYQFIETPALEYYETVGAVSAILDQQLFKLLDQQGHTLVLRPDMTAPIARVAASKLLKDDIPLRLAYSANVYRAQQREGGRPAEFEQIGVECIGDRTISADGEVIALMISSLKEAGLSEFQVSVGHIGFVQEFFRQILGTEERANALMKFLYEKNYVGYREHVKALGLSSIDKQRLLEFLQLRGGEEVIERGFELIENGCGAEAVHQLRQLWETISDYGEEASVKFDLTLVSHMSYYTGILFEVYAGNVGFPIGNGGRYDLLLQKFGKSTGATGFALRLDRMIEALGTLEKSEPVICILFSAERRKEAFEMAKTKRADGMRVVLQDINGVNNVDACTNKYADTIFLLGRGPS
- the hisH gene encoding imidazole glycerol phosphate synthase subunit HisH, coding for MIGIIDYGMGNLFSVSKALERLGASYFIFEDRQELRGASALILPGVGSFRDAMARLNESGLTDMVKEYVQSGRPLLGICLGMQLLFEESEENGLTQGLSLLPGKVHRFPGITEQGETYKVPHMGWNKLNLAAPSPILENITGGYVYFVHSYYVSPGERDVVIADTDYDVKVPAVVGRGNVYGMQFHPEKSGTLGMQLLRNFVALTESLSFVG
- a CDS encoding acyltransferase, with protein sequence MRRTIRYPVKGANSLRHVYKTVPFWKVVKNFIVIQIARYTPFLGVKNWLYRTFLKMKVGEETSFALMVMLDVMFPEKISVGRNTVIGYNTTILAHEYLIKEYRLGNVHIGNEVMIGANTTILPGVTIGDGAIVSAGTLVHKDVPPGAFVGGNPMRVIYTKEELEKRWANDPIYGK
- a CDS encoding nucleoside recognition domain-containing protein; this translates as MLIGSLKRGSIVGLKTTWSLGKIIFPVTLIVALLKYTPVLPWIIGRIAPFMNFFGLSGDAAIPLVIGNFLNLYAAIGAILSLKLTVKEVFIIAVMLSFSHNILIESSVALKVGVKLWIIAVVRFGLAIVSAIVINFIWHGGSELAKYGFIPPKEEQVSGWANIIMEGLQKAGIGVLQLAMIVIPLMIGIQFLKDLKWLHVFSKWMAPVTKILGMKENSSTTLAAGLLFGLAYGAGVMIQAVKEDGVSKKDVTLAFIFLVACHAVIEDTLIFVPLGISVLPLFLIRLGIAILLTLAVGFIWNRAELVKRKGTATYEH
- the hisF gene encoding imidazole glycerol phosphate synthase subunit HisF; its protein translation is MLTKRIIPCLDVKDGRVVKGIQFVQLRDAGDPVELARIYDEQGADELVFLDISASHEGRKTMVDVVKAVASELAIPFTVGGGINSLEDMKRILRAGADKVSLNTAAVLNPSLITEGADFFGSQCIVVAIDAKYDPELGSWRVYTHGGRKPTEWEVIDWAKEAVKRGAGEILLTSMDSDGEKKGFDLSLTKAVSEAVSVPVIASGGAGNAEHFVEVFLKGKADAALAASIFHYKETSVSEVKDFLKKNGVHVR
- the ppaX gene encoding pyrophosphatase PpaX yields the protein MNTKINTVLFDLDGTLIDTNELIISSFLHTLEKYYPGKYKRADVIPFMGPTLEETFEGINKDWAEDMAKTYREFNISNHDLFVKEFDGVYETVRILKENGFKLGIVTTKRLDVALKGVKLTKLDEFFDCIVAIEHVKKPKPDPEPILLALERLRSVPEEALMVGDNHHDILGGKNAGTKTAGVAWSLKGKDYLAQFEPDYMLDNMSDLLSILGV